The proteins below come from a single Leptospira bourretii genomic window:
- a CDS encoding TetR/AcrR family transcriptional regulator encodes MKQKIIQTALKICEKDGYESFSMRKLATKLGVDPMAVYHYFENKDALTLAMVEQIFNRFQDQVAVVDKPSKSTLKIILYEYWNLFLDYPGMSLYLIKNSYNGFPSVVTFNQTLEYLIEKVFPKADIEKTLNIIIDFIHGNALAFSFVSYKKQKVKLSPANQKEFESLLVYLLDSL; translated from the coding sequence ATGAAACAAAAAATAATTCAAACTGCTCTGAAAATATGCGAAAAAGACGGATACGAATCCTTTAGTATGCGGAAATTAGCTACAAAATTAGGTGTGGACCCGATGGCTGTTTATCATTACTTCGAAAATAAAGATGCTTTAACTCTTGCGATGGTAGAACAAATCTTTAATCGGTTCCAAGACCAAGTTGCTGTTGTTGACAAACCATCTAAATCAACATTAAAAATAATTTTATATGAATATTGGAATCTATTTCTCGACTACCCAGGAATGTCTCTATACCTAATTAAAAATTCTTATAATGGGTTTCCTTCTGTTGTGACGTTTAATCAAACGTTAGAATATTTAATTGAAAAGGTTTTTCCAAAAGCCGATATTGAAAAAACATTAAACATTATAATTGATTTTATCCATGGCAATGCACTTGCGTTTTCATTTGTATCCTATAAAAAACAAAAAGTAAAACTGAGTCCTGCTAATCAAAAGGAATTTGAATCTTTATTGGTATATCTTTTGGATTCTCTTTGA
- a CDS encoding PAS domain-containing sensor histidine kinase encodes MSGGLWFAARGYFQRLRFVKDWSIATLLQALGWVVMGALRGVIPDWISISAGNSLILLSLVYSNNIILSMFDRKTMWKSGLFSVVFVFVLLVLHHFSDLAPKYRISLISFAASIQLILSSKTILAANRKARLSSHFAAFFYLACGVFLFFRFLYYTFADVSVSQIAFGKGPIQDITYLFFYVTSVMMTFGFLMMCIDIFIKGQEESEQKYRLLAENTSDVIWVLNYDDKKYLYVSPSIVNITGFTSEEAVLHSVQDSFTPTSFKYIMDVLSTRIQEFRETGERKPFSDEVEQYCKDGSTIWIEANTVFQWNPNGSISILGVSRNIDKRKKAEIEKNKFFSELQLLNHTKDKFFSIIAHDLKGPIGGMNTFAGMILEDLDARPLKRTKNDLSILFQSSGEIYNLLENLLTWARSQTGEIAFFPESISLYRSIESAIASVSFSIQNKSIIVKNSVDPNTTAYADEKMIETILRNLISNAVKYSQPNAEVRISAESIENDIQICITDFGIGINEEIRKKLFRIDAKQTSMPGTIGERGTALGLILCKEFIEKHGGSIRVESELGKGSRFFFTLPKESSVPIRERL; translated from the coding sequence ATGTCTGGGGGACTTTGGTTTGCGGCAAGAGGTTATTTCCAAAGGCTTCGCTTTGTTAAAGATTGGTCAATTGCCACTTTATTACAGGCCCTAGGATGGGTAGTGATGGGAGCTCTCCGCGGTGTTATCCCGGACTGGATTTCTATCAGCGCAGGGAACTCACTAATACTTTTATCACTCGTTTATTCTAATAACATCATACTATCAATGTTTGATAGAAAGACAATGTGGAAGTCGGGACTTTTCTCTGTTGTTTTCGTATTTGTTTTGTTGGTATTACACCATTTTTCTGATCTTGCGCCAAAATATCGAATTTCATTAATATCTTTTGCAGCTTCTATTCAACTCATATTGTCTTCTAAAACCATCTTAGCAGCAAATAGAAAAGCAAGACTATCAAGTCATTTTGCAGCTTTTTTCTATTTAGCCTGTGGCGTTTTTTTATTTTTTCGTTTTTTGTATTATACATTCGCTGATGTTTCTGTTTCGCAAATAGCATTTGGAAAAGGACCCATTCAAGACATCACCTATTTGTTTTTTTATGTAACTTCTGTCATGATGACATTTGGCTTTTTGATGATGTGTATTGATATCTTCATTAAAGGTCAAGAGGAAAGTGAACAGAAATATCGTTTGCTTGCTGAAAATACTTCAGATGTCATTTGGGTATTAAATTATGATGACAAAAAGTATCTCTATGTCAGTCCTTCGATAGTTAACATTACAGGTTTTACTTCGGAAGAGGCAGTTCTTCATTCAGTGCAAGATTCGTTCACACCAACTTCTTTTAAATATATAATGGACGTATTGTCGACGAGAATCCAAGAATTTAGAGAAACAGGAGAAAGAAAACCGTTTAGTGACGAAGTCGAACAATACTGTAAAGATGGCTCAACAATTTGGATCGAAGCAAATACAGTCTTTCAATGGAATCCCAATGGTTCGATTAGTATATTAGGTGTCTCAAGAAACATTGATAAAAGAAAAAAAGCTGAAATAGAAAAGAATAAGTTTTTTTCCGAATTACAGTTATTGAATCATACTAAGGATAAATTTTTTTCGATCATTGCACATGATTTAAAAGGCCCGATTGGCGGGATGAATACCTTTGCTGGTATGATTTTAGAAGATTTAGATGCAAGACCCTTAAAACGAACAAAAAATGATTTGAGTATTCTTTTTCAATCTTCTGGTGAAATTTATAATCTTTTAGAAAACTTACTGACTTGGGCAAGATCGCAAACTGGAGAAATTGCTTTTTTTCCAGAGAGTATCTCTTTATATCGCTCCATAGAATCGGCAATAGCTTCTGTTTCTTTTTCGATTCAAAACAAATCCATAATAGTAAAGAACTCGGTTGATCCTAATACAACTGCGTATGCGGACGAAAAAATGATAGAAACTATACTTAGGAATCTAATTTCCAATGCGGTTAAGTATTCTCAACCTAATGCTGAAGTTAGGATATCAGCAGAATCTATAGAAAATGACATTCAAATTTGTATCACTGATTTTGGAATTGGTATCAACGAAGAAATTAGAAAAAAGTTATTTCGAATTGATGCCAAACAAACGAGTATGCCTGGTACGATTGGGGAAAGAGGCACTGCTCTTGGTTTGATTTTGTGCAAAGAATTTATCGAAAAACATGGTGGCAGTATTCGTGTGGAAAGTGAATTAGGTAAGGGTTCAAGGTTTTTTTTCACCTTACCTAAAGAATCAAGTGTTCCTATTCGGGAACGACTTTAG
- a CDS encoding efflux RND transporter periplasmic adaptor subunit, translating to MTKEKILELAKTKNAKIAVGVILFLVISFLILKKDPKPVEVSAVTQSVYKQILSVQGKTKIRELYTAYSPVNGVMRRVELHAGDKVSKGMTLVTVDWDIIKTVKATANGQILKVYRESAGPVAMGERILDYGDITKIDVSAFVLSEDMPDLDLNDKVLLTGFGDQTLEGRVSIIEPSAITKISSLGVEEQRVPIFIEFNPPHGIGDGYELECKIILFEKPNAIVIPTSALFREDEKWVVFTVEKKRAKLRFVEVEHQSEGISMIKNGLSVGESVILYPGDTVVNGTKVVPE from the coding sequence ATGACAAAAGAAAAAATATTAGAATTGGCCAAAACAAAAAACGCTAAGATCGCCGTTGGTGTGATACTTTTTTTAGTTATTTCTTTTTTAATTTTAAAAAAAGATCCAAAACCCGTAGAAGTTTCGGCTGTCACCCAAAGTGTTTACAAACAAATACTCTCAGTTCAAGGCAAAACAAAAATAAGAGAACTTTATACAGCCTATTCTCCAGTAAATGGTGTTATGCGGAGAGTGGAATTACATGCCGGAGATAAAGTTTCAAAGGGGATGACCTTAGTCACTGTTGACTGGGACATCATCAAAACTGTAAAAGCAACTGCAAACGGTCAAATTTTAAAAGTATACCGCGAAAGTGCGGGCCCGGTCGCTATGGGTGAGCGGATTTTGGACTACGGAGACATTACTAAAATTGATGTTTCTGCTTTTGTCCTATCGGAGGATATGCCTGACTTAGACCTCAATGATAAAGTTTTACTTACCGGATTTGGAGATCAAACTTTAGAAGGGCGTGTTTCTATCATAGAACCTTCTGCGATAACTAAAATTTCATCATTAGGTGTGGAGGAACAACGGGTTCCCATATTCATTGAATTTAATCCGCCACACGGAATTGGTGATGGTTATGAATTAGAATGTAAAATCATTCTATTTGAAAAACCAAATGCAATTGTCATACCCACTTCTGCATTGTTTCGTGAAGATGAAAAATGGGTAGTATTTACTGTTGAAAAAAAGAGAGCCAAACTTCGATTTGTTGAGGTTGAACACCAAAGTGAAGGAATTAGTATGATTAAAAATGGTCTTTCAGTTGGTGAATCAGTGATACTTTACCCTGGTGATACAGTGGTCAACGGAACTAAAGTCGTTCCCGAATAG